The Henckelia pumila isolate YLH828 chromosome 2, ASM3356847v2, whole genome shotgun sequence genome includes a window with the following:
- the LOC140881316 gene encoding U-box domain-containing protein 35-like isoform X1 — MADEHNDSDDQGLNIPTAVAIDSDKNSQYAVKWAVDNFRLKDNRIILLHVLTTPALHPNLYPRQSSFSFQIPCYNYFNLTPLLAPRIFFFLFAENAVPKQSLTPTQSEIHQMFLPYRGFCARKGVRVKDVIIHGLDIANTLCEYIKANFITTILLGASTRNAISRAFRNADVPSCVGKSAPDFCSVYVISKGGKALKIKSATELTTPTSTTSDDTLDSTFSPEFNRLGSWRTASPEKASSLNPSHDVVEYQHTAPWIRPPFSSKTTSSQSSEGSNELLPMATWEERYGCKNPIPGNSAATSFEYTSFGSSSTSPLNSVGFITEFGHTNTSPVNKKFVGSKNSLPDNNLLTQTKDNLRQASSGSSYQSEVYNFQSNASIEYIDHPRMSNSSRSSTNSSQAAEMEDELRRLKLELIQVAKKYNEACKEAAIAREKVREIDQWKLEEASKREGANNVQESALAMVEREEQKGNAAVMVVTKAPQLAELEFEKRRRAETKLKHEAEERQGAILACGVSRYRRYLIDEIEVATNYFSSSCKIGEGGYGPVYKAFLDHTPVAVKILKSDVLQGYKQFQREVEVLSRMRHPHMVILLGACPEYGCLVYEYMENGNLEDRLYRKNGTRTLPWRVRFRIAAEVGVALNFLHHTRPEPVVHRDLKPANILLDKNYVSKISDVGLSRMVPASSSQYHATAAAGTFCYIDPEYHQTGMLGTKSDIYSLGILLLQIITAKPAMGLTQHVQRAIETGRFSEILDPNVKDWPVEEALKFAEVALKCCELRRRDRPELDSVVLPELERLRDLE; from the exons ATGGCCGATGAGCACAATGATTCAGATGATCAAGGCCTGAATATCCCCACCGCCGTGGCTATCGACTCCGACAAGAACAGCCAATACGCCGTCAAATGGGCCGTCGATAATTTCAGGTTGAAAGATAATCGAATCATCCTCCTACATGTTCTAACCACGCCAGCTCTGCACCCAAATTTGTATCCCCGTCAGTCTTCTTTTTCCTTCCAAATTCCCTGCTACAACTACTTTAATTTGACTCCCCTGCTAGCTCCACggatttttttctttctttttgcaGAGAATGCTGTCCCAAAGCAAAGCCTTACGCCTACTCAATCTGAAATCCATCAAATGTTCCTTCCCTATCGCGGCTTTTGTGCGCGAAAAGGG GTTCGTGTAAAGGATGTCATAATCCATGGCCTTGACATTGCGAATACGCTTTGTGAGTACATCAAAGCCAACTTCATCACCACCATTTTACTTGGTGCTTCGACCCGAAATGCCATATCAAG GGCATTTAGAAATGCTGATGTTCCAAGCTGTGTAGGAAAATCTGCACCTGATTTTTGTTCAGTTTATGTAATATCAAAGGGTGGAAAAGCCCTGAAAATCAAATCTGCTACAGAACTCACCACGCCCACCTCTACAACTAGTGATGACACGTTGGACTCTACATTCTCCCCTGAATTTAATCG GCTAGGTAGTTGGAGAACTGCTTCCCCTGAAAAGGCATCGTCTCTGAATCCATCTCATGATGTCGTGGAATATCAGCATACGGCGCCATGGATTAGGCCGCCATTTAGCAGCAAAACTACTTCATCTCAAAGCTCAGAGGGCAGCAACGAGTTACTGCCTATGGCCACATGGGAAGAGCGATACGGCTGTAAGAATCCTATTCCTGGGAATTCAGCAGCTACAAGCTTTGAATATACGTCCTTTGGTAGCAGCAGCACCTCGCCGCTGAATTCTGTAGGATTCATCACGGAATTTGGTCACACAAATACTTCGCCAGTTAATAAAAAGTTTGTTGGCAGCAAGAATTCTCTACCTGACAATAACCTTCTAACTCAAACCAAAGATAATTTGCGTCAAGCCTCGTCTGGCTCGAGTTACCAATCTGAAGTGTACAATTTCCAGTCTAATGCGTCCATTGAGTACATAGATCATCCCAGAATGTCAAATTCGTCTAGGAGTTCTACTAACTCCTCTCAAGCTGCT GAAATGGAGGATGAATTGAGGAGATTGAAACTAGAGTTAATACAGGTAGCAAAAAAGTACAATGAAGCTTGTAAAGAAGCTGCAATTGCTAGGGAGAAG GTAAGAGAGATAGACCAATGGAAATTGGAGGAGGCCAGTAAGCGGGAAGGTGCCAATAATGTGCAAGAATCGGCATTAGCCATGGTTGAAAGAGAGGAGCAAAAGGGCAATGCTGCAGTTATGGTGGTGACTAAGGCTCCACAGTTAGCAGAACTAGAGTTTGAGAAGAGAAGGCGCGCAGAAACCAAGCTCAAACACGAGGCGGAGGAGAGGCAGGGGGCGATATTGGCATGCGGGGTGAGTAGGTATAGGAGGTACTTGATCGACGAAATAGAAGTTGCAACTAATTACTTCTCTAGTTCATGTAAAATCGGGGAAGGTGGATATGGACCTGTTTACAAGGCTTTTCTCGATCACACACCGGTGGCTGTTAAGATTCTGAAATCGGATGTATTGCAAGGCTATAAACAATTCCAAAGAGAG GTCGAGGTTTTGAGCCGAATGAGACATCCGCACATGGTGATCCTTTTAGGTGCCTGTCCCGAGTATGGTTGCCTCGTGTATGAATACATGGAAAACGGAAATTTAGAAGACAGGCTTTACCGCAAAAACGGGACGCGAACTTTGCCCTGGAGAGTCCGTTTTAGGATAGCCGCGGAAGTGGGCGTTGCACTCAACTTTCTTCACCACACAAGGCCAGAGCCAGTGGTGCATCGCGACCTCAAACCGGCCAACATTCTCTTAGACAAGAACTACGTTAGCAAGATCAGCGACGTGGGCCTTTCCAGGATGGTTCCAGCATCTTCATCTCAGTATCACGCGACAGCGGCAGCAGGCACATTCTGTTACATTGATCCTGAGTACCACCAAACAGGCATGTTGGGCACCAAATCAGACATCTACTCACTTGGAATCCTGTTGCTGCAAATCATTACTGCTAAGCCAGCAATGGGTTTGACGCAACATGTTCAGAGAGCGATCGAGACGGGGCGATTTTCCGAGATACTTGATCCAAACGTGAAAGATTGGCCTGTCGAGGAGGCACTCAAGTTTGCAGAAGTGGCTTTGAAATGCTGTGAACTGAGGAGGAGGGACCGGCCTGAGCTGGATTCGGTGGTATTGCCGGAACTGGAAAGACTAAGAGACCTGGAATAA
- the LOC140881316 gene encoding U-box domain-containing protein 35-like isoform X2: MADEHNDSDDQGLNIPTAVAIDSDKNSQYAVKWAVDNFRLKDNRIILLHVLTTPALHPNLYPQNAVPKQSLTPTQSEIHQMFLPYRGFCARKGVRVKDVIIHGLDIANTLCEYIKANFITTILLGASTRNAISRAFRNADVPSCVGKSAPDFCSVYVISKGGKALKIKSATELTTPTSTTSDDTLDSTFSPEFNRLGSWRTASPEKASSLNPSHDVVEYQHTAPWIRPPFSSKTTSSQSSEGSNELLPMATWEERYGCKNPIPGNSAATSFEYTSFGSSSTSPLNSVGFITEFGHTNTSPVNKKFVGSKNSLPDNNLLTQTKDNLRQASSGSSYQSEVYNFQSNASIEYIDHPRMSNSSRSSTNSSQAAEMEDELRRLKLELIQVAKKYNEACKEAAIAREKVREIDQWKLEEASKREGANNVQESALAMVEREEQKGNAAVMVVTKAPQLAELEFEKRRRAETKLKHEAEERQGAILACGVSRYRRYLIDEIEVATNYFSSSCKIGEGGYGPVYKAFLDHTPVAVKILKSDVLQGYKQFQREVEVLSRMRHPHMVILLGACPEYGCLVYEYMENGNLEDRLYRKNGTRTLPWRVRFRIAAEVGVALNFLHHTRPEPVVHRDLKPANILLDKNYVSKISDVGLSRMVPASSSQYHATAAAGTFCYIDPEYHQTGMLGTKSDIYSLGILLLQIITAKPAMGLTQHVQRAIETGRFSEILDPNVKDWPVEEALKFAEVALKCCELRRRDRPELDSVVLPELERLRDLE; this comes from the exons ATGGCCGATGAGCACAATGATTCAGATGATCAAGGCCTGAATATCCCCACCGCCGTGGCTATCGACTCCGACAAGAACAGCCAATACGCCGTCAAATGGGCCGTCGATAATTTCAGGTTGAAAGATAATCGAATCATCCTCCTACATGTTCTAACCACGCCAGCTCTGCACCCAAATTTGTATCCCC AGAATGCTGTCCCAAAGCAAAGCCTTACGCCTACTCAATCTGAAATCCATCAAATGTTCCTTCCCTATCGCGGCTTTTGTGCGCGAAAAGGG GTTCGTGTAAAGGATGTCATAATCCATGGCCTTGACATTGCGAATACGCTTTGTGAGTACATCAAAGCCAACTTCATCACCACCATTTTACTTGGTGCTTCGACCCGAAATGCCATATCAAG GGCATTTAGAAATGCTGATGTTCCAAGCTGTGTAGGAAAATCTGCACCTGATTTTTGTTCAGTTTATGTAATATCAAAGGGTGGAAAAGCCCTGAAAATCAAATCTGCTACAGAACTCACCACGCCCACCTCTACAACTAGTGATGACACGTTGGACTCTACATTCTCCCCTGAATTTAATCG GCTAGGTAGTTGGAGAACTGCTTCCCCTGAAAAGGCATCGTCTCTGAATCCATCTCATGATGTCGTGGAATATCAGCATACGGCGCCATGGATTAGGCCGCCATTTAGCAGCAAAACTACTTCATCTCAAAGCTCAGAGGGCAGCAACGAGTTACTGCCTATGGCCACATGGGAAGAGCGATACGGCTGTAAGAATCCTATTCCTGGGAATTCAGCAGCTACAAGCTTTGAATATACGTCCTTTGGTAGCAGCAGCACCTCGCCGCTGAATTCTGTAGGATTCATCACGGAATTTGGTCACACAAATACTTCGCCAGTTAATAAAAAGTTTGTTGGCAGCAAGAATTCTCTACCTGACAATAACCTTCTAACTCAAACCAAAGATAATTTGCGTCAAGCCTCGTCTGGCTCGAGTTACCAATCTGAAGTGTACAATTTCCAGTCTAATGCGTCCATTGAGTACATAGATCATCCCAGAATGTCAAATTCGTCTAGGAGTTCTACTAACTCCTCTCAAGCTGCT GAAATGGAGGATGAATTGAGGAGATTGAAACTAGAGTTAATACAGGTAGCAAAAAAGTACAATGAAGCTTGTAAAGAAGCTGCAATTGCTAGGGAGAAG GTAAGAGAGATAGACCAATGGAAATTGGAGGAGGCCAGTAAGCGGGAAGGTGCCAATAATGTGCAAGAATCGGCATTAGCCATGGTTGAAAGAGAGGAGCAAAAGGGCAATGCTGCAGTTATGGTGGTGACTAAGGCTCCACAGTTAGCAGAACTAGAGTTTGAGAAGAGAAGGCGCGCAGAAACCAAGCTCAAACACGAGGCGGAGGAGAGGCAGGGGGCGATATTGGCATGCGGGGTGAGTAGGTATAGGAGGTACTTGATCGACGAAATAGAAGTTGCAACTAATTACTTCTCTAGTTCATGTAAAATCGGGGAAGGTGGATATGGACCTGTTTACAAGGCTTTTCTCGATCACACACCGGTGGCTGTTAAGATTCTGAAATCGGATGTATTGCAAGGCTATAAACAATTCCAAAGAGAG GTCGAGGTTTTGAGCCGAATGAGACATCCGCACATGGTGATCCTTTTAGGTGCCTGTCCCGAGTATGGTTGCCTCGTGTATGAATACATGGAAAACGGAAATTTAGAAGACAGGCTTTACCGCAAAAACGGGACGCGAACTTTGCCCTGGAGAGTCCGTTTTAGGATAGCCGCGGAAGTGGGCGTTGCACTCAACTTTCTTCACCACACAAGGCCAGAGCCAGTGGTGCATCGCGACCTCAAACCGGCCAACATTCTCTTAGACAAGAACTACGTTAGCAAGATCAGCGACGTGGGCCTTTCCAGGATGGTTCCAGCATCTTCATCTCAGTATCACGCGACAGCGGCAGCAGGCACATTCTGTTACATTGATCCTGAGTACCACCAAACAGGCATGTTGGGCACCAAATCAGACATCTACTCACTTGGAATCCTGTTGCTGCAAATCATTACTGCTAAGCCAGCAATGGGTTTGACGCAACATGTTCAGAGAGCGATCGAGACGGGGCGATTTTCCGAGATACTTGATCCAAACGTGAAAGATTGGCCTGTCGAGGAGGCACTCAAGTTTGCAGAAGTGGCTTTGAAATGCTGTGAACTGAGGAGGAGGGACCGGCCTGAGCTGGATTCGGTGGTATTGCCGGAACTGGAAAGACTAAGAGACCTGGAATAA
- the LOC140878712 gene encoding uncharacterized protein: protein MKKAARWRGSELFIREKEALVEKLSSQEEVFRKQQSKNNLLRWGNRNSKFFHAQSVQRKSRNTIHGILTAHDDFSNSPQVMANFILEYFGTIFTSSKPSTSDIEVFLSDLEPMVTQNMNSILCAPFTAEEVKKVLFYMHLDKAPSPDVMMTLFFQKFWSITGGEITKPVLKVFNDGDSLEDWNDCSNPNSILR, encoded by the coding sequence ATGAAAAAAGCAGCACGTTGGAGAGGTTCAGAGCTTTTTATCCGTGAGAAGGAAGCGTTGGTGGAAAAACTAAGTTCTCAAGAAGAGGTGTTTCGGAAACAACAAAGCAAAAATAATTTGTTGAGATGGGGTAATAGAAATTCTAAGTTTTTTCATGCACAGTCAGTCCAAAGAAAATCCAGAAATACTATCCACGGGATTTTGACAGCCCACGACGATTTTTCTAATTCTCCTCAGGTGATGGCTAATTTTATCTTGGAATACTTTGGAACTATATTTACATCATCCAAGCCCTCCACCAGTGACATTGAAGTTTTCCTTAGTGATTTGGAACCGATGGTGACCCAGAACATGAACTCTATCTTATGTGCTCCTTTCACGGCAGAGGAAGTGAAAAAAGTTCTTTTTTATATGCACCTTGACAAAGCCCCAAGCCCTGATGTAATGATGACTCTATTCTTCCAGAAGTTTTGGAGTATTACTGGCGGGGAGATCACTAAACCAGTGCTCAAAGTCTTCAATGATGGAGACTCATTGGAAGACTGGAACGACTGTAGTAACCcaaattccattttaagataa
- the LOC140879648 gene encoding protein phosphatase 2C 50-like isoform X1 yields MWILKVLVVLFLGYSRWVSLLGVLDKVQLAVTGEMMEDMSPSVAVALSLGNPVCENLGIPNKIEIKRIKLLSGSPSLVSDQALIQDETGNSRWDTRDDCVITETDEVNLSMSVGNGYRPVAPIMIHMTEKGSLICQVQESEEPEIFSVIGKDPSILGGVELPSETLPPIALEIESIKNGEIVAKIISFEERNIQQKPFDDRIVAKPNEENSLGEPTVKSSIVTLRLSNEKVPRKGGVKSVFELDCVPLWGSVSICGCSTEMEDAVMSVPHFMKIPIMMFNGGQVVDGISQTLSHLTSHFYGVYDGHGGSQVANYCRDKIHLALEEEISNIKVNLVDGSDRDPRQVYWENAFTNCFVNVDGEVGGTRSRGVRGKHVDSSNLIFEPVAPETVGSTAVVAVVCSSHIIVANCGDSRAVLCRGKEAIPLSTDHKPNREDEYARIEASGGKVFEWNGHRVFGVLAMSRSIGDRYLKPSIIPEPEVMLVPRAREDECLIMASDGLWDVMTNEEVCEVARKRLLIWHKKNGTQPMLDRGLGVDPAAQSAAEYLSNLALQKGSKDNISVIVVDLKSQRKFKSKS; encoded by the exons ATGTGGATCTTGAAGGTTTTGGTTGTTCTTTTTCTGGGTTATTCTCGATGGGTTTCACTTCTCGGAGTTTTGGATAAGG TTCAACTTGCTGTTACTGGAGAAATGATGGAAGATATGTCTCCTTCCGTTGCAGTAGCACTTAGTTTAGGTAATCCTGTGTGTGAAAATTTGGGAATCCCGAACAAAATAGAGATAAAACGAATCAAACTATTGAGCGGGAGCCCAAGTTTGGTGTCAGATCAAGCTCTGATACAGGATGAAACTGGTAATTCTAGGTGGGATACCAGAGACGATTGTGTTATAACTGAGACTGACGAGGTCAACTTGTCAATGTCGGTGGGGAATGGATATAGACCTGTGGCGCCAATTATGATACATATGACCGAAAAAGGTAGTTTAATTTGTCAAGTTCAGGAAAGTGAGGAACCTGAAATTTTCTCAGTAATTGGGAAAGATCCCAGTATTTTGGGTGGTGTCGAGTTGCCTTCGGAGACACTCCCTCCGATTGCTCTCGAAATTGAGAGCATCAAGAACGGGGAAATTGTTGCAAAGATCATTTCTTTTGAGGAAAGAAACATACAGCAGAAACCATTTGATGATAGAATCGTTGCTAAACCAAATGAAGAAAATTCTTTAGGTGAACCTACAGTGAAGTCATCTATTGTTACTCTTCGGTTATCCAATGAGAAAGTCCCCAGAAAAGGTGGCGTGAAGAGTGTATTTGAATTAGACTGTGTTCCACTTTGGGGTTCGGTGTCGATATGTGGATGTTCGACGGAGATGGAAGATGCAGTTATGTCTGTACCTCATTTTATGAAAATTCCTATCATGATGTTTAATGGTGGACAGGTAGTAGATGGGATAAGTCAGACTTTGAGCCATTTGACTTCACATTTTTATGGGGTATATGATGGTCACGGTGGATCTCAG GTTGCAAATTATTGTCGTGACAAGATCCATTTGGCTCTGGAAGAGGAAATAAGCAATATAAAAGTTAATTTGGTTGATGGAAGTGATAGAGACCCTCGGCAGGTCTATTGGGAGAATGCTTTCACCAATTGCTTTGTAAATGTTGATGGTGAAGTTGGGGGGACGAGGAGCAGGGGTGTTCGCGGAAAACATGTGGATTCATCTAATCTTATTTTTGAACCTGTTGCCCCAGAAACTGTTGGGTCGACCGCGGTGGTTGCGGTTGTTTGTTCATCCCATATTATAGTTGCCAACTGTGGAGATTCGAGGGCTGTCCTCTGTCGTGGCAAAGAAGCAATCCCTTTATCAACTGATCATAAA CCAAACCGAGAGGACGAATATGCTAGGATTGAGGCATCAGGCGGCAAGGTGTTTGAGTGGAATGGGCACCGTGTTTTTGGTGTCCTTGCGATGTCGAGGTCCATTG GTGACAGATACTTGAAGCCATCGATTATACCAGAACCAGAAGTCATGCTTGTTCCGCGAGCTAGAGAAGACGAGTGCCTTATCATGGCCAGCGACGGGTTATGGGATGTCATGACAAATGAGGAAGTGTGCGAAGTGGCTAGAAAGCGGCTTTTAATCTGGCACAAAAAGAATGGTACTCAACCGATGCTGGACCGAGGCCTGGGAGTTGATCCCGCAGCGCAATCTGCAGCTGAGTATCTCTCAAATCTTGCTCTTCAGAAAGGAAGTAAGGACAACATATCTGTTATCGTAGTGGATTTGAAATCTCAAAGAAAATTCAAGAGCAAATCTTGA
- the LOC140879648 gene encoding protein phosphatase 2C 50-like isoform X2 has product MMEDMSPSVAVALSLGNPVCENLGIPNKIEIKRIKLLSGSPSLVSDQALIQDETGNSRWDTRDDCVITETDEVNLSMSVGNGYRPVAPIMIHMTEKGSLICQVQESEEPEIFSVIGKDPSILGGVELPSETLPPIALEIESIKNGEIVAKIISFEERNIQQKPFDDRIVAKPNEENSLGEPTVKSSIVTLRLSNEKVPRKGGVKSVFELDCVPLWGSVSICGCSTEMEDAVMSVPHFMKIPIMMFNGGQVVDGISQTLSHLTSHFYGVYDGHGGSQVANYCRDKIHLALEEEISNIKVNLVDGSDRDPRQVYWENAFTNCFVNVDGEVGGTRSRGVRGKHVDSSNLIFEPVAPETVGSTAVVAVVCSSHIIVANCGDSRAVLCRGKEAIPLSTDHKPNREDEYARIEASGGKVFEWNGHRVFGVLAMSRSIGDRYLKPSIIPEPEVMLVPRAREDECLIMASDGLWDVMTNEEVCEVARKRLLIWHKKNGTQPMLDRGLGVDPAAQSAAEYLSNLALQKGSKDNISVIVVDLKSQRKFKSKS; this is encoded by the exons ATGATGGAAGATATGTCTCCTTCCGTTGCAGTAGCACTTAGTTTAGGTAATCCTGTGTGTGAAAATTTGGGAATCCCGAACAAAATAGAGATAAAACGAATCAAACTATTGAGCGGGAGCCCAAGTTTGGTGTCAGATCAAGCTCTGATACAGGATGAAACTGGTAATTCTAGGTGGGATACCAGAGACGATTGTGTTATAACTGAGACTGACGAGGTCAACTTGTCAATGTCGGTGGGGAATGGATATAGACCTGTGGCGCCAATTATGATACATATGACCGAAAAAGGTAGTTTAATTTGTCAAGTTCAGGAAAGTGAGGAACCTGAAATTTTCTCAGTAATTGGGAAAGATCCCAGTATTTTGGGTGGTGTCGAGTTGCCTTCGGAGACACTCCCTCCGATTGCTCTCGAAATTGAGAGCATCAAGAACGGGGAAATTGTTGCAAAGATCATTTCTTTTGAGGAAAGAAACATACAGCAGAAACCATTTGATGATAGAATCGTTGCTAAACCAAATGAAGAAAATTCTTTAGGTGAACCTACAGTGAAGTCATCTATTGTTACTCTTCGGTTATCCAATGAGAAAGTCCCCAGAAAAGGTGGCGTGAAGAGTGTATTTGAATTAGACTGTGTTCCACTTTGGGGTTCGGTGTCGATATGTGGATGTTCGACGGAGATGGAAGATGCAGTTATGTCTGTACCTCATTTTATGAAAATTCCTATCATGATGTTTAATGGTGGACAGGTAGTAGATGGGATAAGTCAGACTTTGAGCCATTTGACTTCACATTTTTATGGGGTATATGATGGTCACGGTGGATCTCAG GTTGCAAATTATTGTCGTGACAAGATCCATTTGGCTCTGGAAGAGGAAATAAGCAATATAAAAGTTAATTTGGTTGATGGAAGTGATAGAGACCCTCGGCAGGTCTATTGGGAGAATGCTTTCACCAATTGCTTTGTAAATGTTGATGGTGAAGTTGGGGGGACGAGGAGCAGGGGTGTTCGCGGAAAACATGTGGATTCATCTAATCTTATTTTTGAACCTGTTGCCCCAGAAACTGTTGGGTCGACCGCGGTGGTTGCGGTTGTTTGTTCATCCCATATTATAGTTGCCAACTGTGGAGATTCGAGGGCTGTCCTCTGTCGTGGCAAAGAAGCAATCCCTTTATCAACTGATCATAAA CCAAACCGAGAGGACGAATATGCTAGGATTGAGGCATCAGGCGGCAAGGTGTTTGAGTGGAATGGGCACCGTGTTTTTGGTGTCCTTGCGATGTCGAGGTCCATTG GTGACAGATACTTGAAGCCATCGATTATACCAGAACCAGAAGTCATGCTTGTTCCGCGAGCTAGAGAAGACGAGTGCCTTATCATGGCCAGCGACGGGTTATGGGATGTCATGACAAATGAGGAAGTGTGCGAAGTGGCTAGAAAGCGGCTTTTAATCTGGCACAAAAAGAATGGTACTCAACCGATGCTGGACCGAGGCCTGGGAGTTGATCCCGCAGCGCAATCTGCAGCTGAGTATCTCTCAAATCTTGCTCTTCAGAAAGGAAGTAAGGACAACATATCTGTTATCGTAGTGGATTTGAAATCTCAAAGAAAATTCAAGAGCAAATCTTGA